The Streptomyces avermitilis MA-4680 = NBRC 14893 genome contains a region encoding:
- a CDS encoding NAD(P)H-binding protein translates to MRTAGCPCEPHPGAGVPPVLVTGAAGSVGAVGRSVVEGLRQRDLPVRAMVRRDDERAQALRATGAEVVIGDLTRAGDVADALAGCARMYFGMSVSAQYLEAAVTAAAVARAYGRLEVFVNMSQLTVSEMDLTSTSESVQQRQQWLAEQVLDWSGLPVVQVRPTVFMENPLFRVGFSSIAKYGTIRLPFGRAKSSPVAAGDVAAVVEEILADPAPHIGRIYELTGPRSEDIAAMAAEVSTVLGRPVRYADIPLQEWIDDDLRPLGLPDHVFQHISTMARLHAENRYDRKAEGVEQVTGRPPSGVADYVRDNLSLFSP, encoded by the coding sequence GTGCGCACCGCAGGCTGCCCATGTGAACCACATCCCGGAGCCGGTGTGCCGCCCGTTCTGGTGACGGGCGCGGCGGGCAGCGTCGGTGCCGTCGGACGATCCGTTGTCGAAGGCCTTCGACAACGGGACCTGCCCGTCCGGGCCATGGTGCGTCGCGACGACGAGCGGGCACAGGCGCTGCGCGCGACCGGCGCCGAGGTCGTCATCGGAGACCTGACGCGCGCAGGCGATGTCGCCGACGCCCTGGCCGGCTGCGCACGCATGTACTTCGGCATGAGTGTCTCGGCGCAGTATCTGGAGGCTGCCGTGACGGCGGCGGCCGTCGCGCGTGCGTACGGGCGCCTGGAAGTGTTCGTGAACATGTCGCAGCTGACTGTCTCCGAGATGGACCTCACCAGCACCTCCGAGTCCGTGCAGCAACGGCAGCAGTGGCTGGCGGAGCAGGTCCTCGACTGGTCGGGCCTGCCCGTTGTCCAGGTCAGGCCCACCGTGTTCATGGAAAACCCGCTGTTCCGTGTCGGCTTCTCCTCGATCGCGAAGTACGGAACCATCAGATTGCCCTTCGGCCGGGCGAAGTCCTCCCCTGTGGCGGCCGGCGACGTCGCCGCGGTCGTGGAGGAGATCCTGGCCGACCCGGCCCCGCACATCGGCAGGATCTATGAGCTGACCGGCCCGCGCTCGGAGGACATCGCCGCCATGGCGGCGGAGGTCTCCACAGTTCTGGGCCGACCGGTCAGGTACGCCGACATCCCCTTGCAGGAATGGATCGACGACGATCTCAGGCCGCTGGGGCTGCCCGATCACGTCTTCCAGCACATCTCCACCATGGCTCGCCTTCATGCGGAGAATCGATACGACCGCAAGGCGGAAGGGGTCGAGCAGGTCACCGGGCGGCCTCCTTCAGGGGTGGCCGATTACGTCCGGGACAACCTCAGCCTCTTCAGCCCCTGA
- a CDS encoding DUF6314 family protein, whose amino-acid sequence MGEFWPVADALGYLTGSWRVERTVRDLAGGAEGHFTGTTVFSPLEDGGGGLLHQESGTFVWQGAARPAERTLWFLPGETLGMSDVRFGDGRPFHVLDLTTGHHVADHPCAADLYRGEFTVYAEDRWRTVWRVGGPAKDLILTTDYAREEPTGRATV is encoded by the coding sequence ATGGGTGAGTTCTGGCCGGTGGCCGATGCCCTGGGGTATCTGACGGGAAGCTGGCGCGTGGAGCGCACCGTGCGGGATCTCGCGGGCGGGGCCGAAGGGCACTTCACCGGGACGACCGTCTTCTCACCCCTGGAGGACGGCGGCGGCGGGCTGCTGCATCAGGAGTCCGGGACGTTCGTGTGGCAGGGCGCCGCGAGACCGGCCGAGCGAACGCTGTGGTTCCTGCCCGGGGAGACCCTCGGCATGTCGGACGTACGGTTCGGTGACGGGCGCCCCTTCCACGTCCTCGACCTGACCACCGGGCACCATGTCGCCGACCACCCGTGCGCCGCGGACCTCTACCGCGGCGAGTTCACCGTGTACGCCGAGGACCGCTGGCGGACGGTGTGGCGGGTCGGCGGACCGGCCAAGGACCTGATCCTCACGACCGACTACGCGCGCGAAGAACCGACTGGGCGCGCGACCGTCTAG
- a CDS encoding alpha-L-arabinofuranosidase C-terminal domain-containing protein, which translates to MSPTRTRWRLGLTAAALLVASVGVPAPAHAEDITDYAIAVDPKGSGAKIDDTMYGVFFEDINRAADGGLYAELVQNRSFEYATADNTSYTPLTSWNTSGTADVVSDDGRLNARNRSYLALGGDSSVTNSGYNTGIAVESGKVYDFSVWARADQADPLSVTLHDTDGDLARARRVTVRGGWAKYTARFTAGRTSTTGRLTVAAAGAVALDMVSLIPHDTYMGHGLRKDLAEKIAALHPGFVRFPGGCLVNTGSMRGYDEASGYERKRSYQWKDTIGPVEQRATNANFWGYNQSYGLGYYEYFQFAEDTGAMPLPVVPALVTGCGQNKAVDDDALLERHIQDTLDLIEFANGPVTSEWGRKRARMGHPEPFHLTHLEVGNEENLPDEFFARFTRFRAAIEAKYPDVTVISNAGPDDSGPTFDTAWKLNRDADVDMVDEHYYNSPQWFLQNNDRYDAYDRNGPKVFLGEYASGGNTFKNALAEAAYMTGLERNADVVKLASYAPLLANEDYVQWRPDMIWFDNHASWGSADYEVQKLFMTNTGDRVVPSTASGTPALSGPISGAVGLSTWATTAAYDDVRVTGEDGTTLLGDDFSGDASRWTHTGGGSWSVEDGQYVQSDVAAENTMVSAGDPAWHDYDLRVKATKKSGKEGFLVAFGVKDTGTYTLVAAPDAVNSRTATPVAPVTSVLEGVADRFTYTFPANSVTFLRIRQR; encoded by the coding sequence ATGTCACCCACCCGCACCCGCTGGAGACTCGGACTCACAGCCGCCGCGTTACTGGTGGCCTCGGTCGGCGTTCCCGCGCCCGCCCACGCCGAAGACATCACCGACTACGCGATCGCCGTCGATCCCAAGGGATCGGGGGCGAAGATCGACGACACCATGTACGGGGTGTTCTTCGAGGACATCAACAGGGCCGCCGACGGCGGGCTCTACGCGGAACTCGTGCAGAACAGGTCGTTCGAGTACGCGACCGCCGACAACACGTCGTACACCCCGCTCACCTCCTGGAACACCTCCGGTACCGCGGACGTCGTCAGCGACGACGGACGGCTCAATGCCCGCAACCGCAGCTATCTGGCCCTCGGCGGCGACTCCTCGGTCACCAACTCCGGCTACAACACCGGCATCGCGGTCGAGAGCGGCAAGGTCTACGACTTCTCCGTCTGGGCCCGCGCCGACCAGGCCGACCCCCTCAGCGTGACCCTGCACGACACGGACGGTGACTTGGCCCGGGCCCGCCGCGTCACCGTGCGCGGCGGCTGGGCCAAGTACACGGCCAGGTTCACCGCCGGCCGCACCAGCACCACCGGCCGGCTCACCGTCGCCGCCGCCGGCGCCGTCGCGCTCGACATGGTCTCGCTCATCCCTCATGACACCTACATGGGGCACGGGCTGCGCAAGGACCTCGCCGAGAAGATCGCCGCCCTGCACCCCGGCTTCGTCCGCTTCCCCGGCGGCTGTCTCGTCAACACCGGTTCGATGAGGGGATACGACGAGGCGTCGGGGTACGAGCGCAAGCGGTCGTACCAGTGGAAGGACACCATCGGACCCGTCGAGCAGCGCGCCACCAACGCCAACTTCTGGGGCTACAACCAGAGTTACGGGCTCGGCTACTACGAGTACTTCCAGTTCGCCGAGGACACGGGCGCGATGCCGCTGCCCGTGGTGCCCGCCCTCGTCACCGGCTGCGGCCAGAACAAGGCCGTCGACGACGACGCTCTCCTCGAGCGCCACATCCAGGACACGCTGGACCTCATCGAGTTCGCCAACGGCCCGGTGACCAGCGAATGGGGCAGGAAGCGCGCCAGGATGGGCCATCCCGAGCCCTTCCACCTCACCCACCTCGAGGTGGGCAACGAGGAGAACCTCCCCGACGAGTTCTTCGCCCGCTTCACGCGGTTCCGGGCCGCCATCGAGGCGAAGTACCCCGACGTCACGGTCATCTCCAACGCCGGCCCGGACGACAGCGGTCCGACCTTCGACACCGCCTGGAAGCTCAACCGTGACGCGGACGTCGACATGGTCGACGAGCACTACTACAACAGCCCCCAGTGGTTCCTCCAGAACAACGACCGCTACGACGCGTACGACAGGAACGGCCCCAAGGTGTTTCTCGGCGAGTACGCGTCGGGCGGCAACACCTTCAAGAACGCCCTGGCCGAAGCCGCGTACATGACCGGTCTGGAGCGCAACGCGGACGTCGTCAAGCTGGCCTCGTACGCACCGCTGCTCGCCAACGAGGACTATGTGCAGTGGCGCCCCGACATGATCTGGTTCGACAACCACGCCTCCTGGGGCTCCGCCGACTACGAGGTCCAGAAGCTCTTCATGACGAATACCGGCGACCGGGTCGTGCCCAGCACCGCGAGCGGCACGCCCGCCCTGAGCGGGCCGATCTCCGGTGCGGTCGGCCTGTCGACGTGGGCGACCACCGCCGCGTACGACGATGTGCGGGTCACCGGCGAGGACGGGACCACGCTGCTCGGCGACGACTTCAGCGGTGACGCCTCGCGGTGGACGCACACGGGCGGCGGAAGCTGGAGCGTCGAGGACGGGCAGTACGTGCAGAGCGACGTGGCCGCCGAGAACACCATGGTCTCGGCGGGCGACCCGGCCTGGCACGACTACGACCTGCGGGTGAAGGCCACCAAGAAGTCCGGCAAGGAGGGCTTCCTCGTCGCGTTCGGCGTCAAGGACACCGGCACCTACACGCTCGTCGCCGCGCCCGACGCGGTGAACTCGCGGACGGCGACGCCTGTCGCACCGGTGACGTCCGTCTTGGAGGGGGTGGCCGACAGGTTCACGTATACCTTCCCGGCCAACTCCGTGACGTTCCTGCGGATCAGGCAGAGGTAG
- a CDS encoding GNAT family N-acetyltransferase, translating into MTDAQRLPGGYELSTDPARIDLDRVHGWLSADAYWAIGRPREKQERAVAGSLNFGVYAAASGEQVAYARVVTDRATFAWLCDVYVDPSVRGKGIGTALVGGVRAHLEPLGLRRVLLATEDAHGVYAKLGFKPLDTPGHWMALAFEQ; encoded by the coding sequence ATGACTGACGCACAACGCCTGCCCGGCGGCTACGAACTCTCCACCGACCCCGCCCGGATCGACCTCGACCGTGTCCACGGCTGGCTGTCGGCCGACGCGTACTGGGCGATCGGGCGGCCCCGCGAGAAGCAGGAGCGCGCGGTGGCCGGCTCGCTCAACTTCGGGGTGTACGCGGCGGCTTCGGGCGAACAGGTGGCGTACGCGCGCGTGGTGACCGACCGGGCGACGTTCGCGTGGCTCTGCGACGTCTACGTCGACCCCTCGGTACGCGGCAAGGGGATCGGCACCGCGCTGGTCGGCGGCGTACGCGCACACCTCGAACCCCTCGGGCTGCGGCGCGTCCTGCTCGCCACCGAGGACGCGCACGGCGTCTACGCGAAGCTCGGCTTCAAGCCGCTCGACACGCCGGGCCACTGGATGGCGCTCGCGTTCGAACAGTAG
- a CDS encoding histidine phosphatase family protein codes for MHLRVTFVATARSSSLLAERFEEDRPLDQAGWDAVQRAAAELVPLAAAELRYCSPSPGSRATGDALGYAPLAQLALRDCDMGRWRGLTLGEAMAREPSAVDAWLADPRSAPHGGEPLMSFVSRVGQWLDTRPADDGSQIVAVAEPSVVRAALVHALRAHPSTYWNIDVRPLSTVTLIGANGRWNLRLEAGLQRV; via the coding sequence ATGCATCTTCGGGTCACATTCGTCGCCACCGCGCGCAGCTCCTCGCTGCTCGCGGAGCGCTTCGAGGAGGACCGGCCGCTGGACCAGGCCGGCTGGGACGCGGTGCAGCGGGCCGCCGCTGAGCTGGTGCCGCTGGCGGCCGCCGAGCTGCGCTACTGCTCGCCGTCCCCGGGCAGCCGGGCGACCGGTGACGCGCTCGGCTATGCCCCGCTCGCCCAGCTCGCGCTGCGCGACTGCGACATGGGCCGGTGGCGCGGTCTGACGCTGGGCGAGGCGATGGCCCGTGAGCCGTCGGCGGTCGACGCCTGGCTCGCGGATCCGCGCTCCGCTCCGCACGGCGGTGAGCCGCTGATGTCCTTCGTCTCCCGGGTGGGGCAGTGGCTCGACACCCGGCCCGCGGACGACGGCAGCCAGATCGTCGCCGTGGCGGAGCCGTCGGTGGTGCGGGCGGCCCTGGTCCACGCGCTGCGGGCCCATCCGTCGACGTACTGGAACATCGACGTCCGCCCGTTGTCGACGGTCACGCTCATCGGCGCCAACGGGCGCTGGAACCTCCGGCTGGAGGCCGGACTCCAGCGCGTCTAG
- a CDS encoding MerR family transcriptional regulator: MTSGQPLPLHREPTLTIAQVVERTGLSHDTLRYYEKAGLIERVGRTTGNQRRYEAADLAWLEFLLRLRETGMSIADMQRFALLRSRGDATVPDRLVMLREHRAELAERIRALRRNAAALDDKIDHYERLLGQPEPGEPT; encoded by the coding sequence ATGACCAGCGGACAGCCCCTCCCGCTCCACCGGGAACCGACCCTCACGATCGCTCAGGTCGTCGAGCGCACCGGCCTGTCGCACGACACACTGCGCTACTACGAGAAGGCCGGTCTGATCGAACGGGTCGGCCGGACCACCGGCAACCAACGCCGTTACGAGGCGGCGGACCTGGCCTGGCTGGAGTTTCTGCTCCGGCTGCGCGAGACGGGCATGTCGATCGCGGACATGCAGCGGTTCGCGCTGCTGCGCTCGCGGGGCGACGCCACGGTCCCGGACCGGCTCGTGATGCTCCGCGAGCACCGCGCCGAGCTGGCGGAGCGCATCCGCGCCCTGCGCCGCAACGCGGCCGCCCTCGACGACAAGATCGACCACTATGAACGGCTGCTCGGCCAGCCGGAACCAGGAGAACCGACATGA
- a CDS encoding SMI1/KNR4 family protein → MTQDLADFTAPHAERPPVPLAVDWAAVEKWLGLRLPGEYKRLIDRHGPMDFGEYVWIHGPCAEEGRFDYGDWLREKHRAARIELRDLPEDERYAVHPAPGGLLAWGCSRGSDVFFWDTSSSDDPDRWTVVVRHSGSVPGSGLRNWHPYDLTLGAYLRHTVRDTWELPSPPGPLIGPLPGSVARTAFLPTAAPWTPPARTAPRLTETQRRVALETGAGLAALRLLCPPPATPYLGGGRWASLFAELGTRLPREYVTLMDEYGAGCWSEWLRFLTPLRTGERRFRTHIEQTTGGYRKHRESYPEQYPLPAWPEPGGFLPFACSIDGDYLGWLAEGPDPDTWPLIVWPRHAPQGPRLESGLVDTLVAWQRGLLTAPGLAGLDEDDDPVEFARFESWDDRAYW, encoded by the coding sequence GTGACCCAGGACCTGGCCGACTTCACCGCACCGCACGCCGAGCGGCCGCCGGTGCCCCTCGCCGTCGACTGGGCGGCGGTCGAGAAGTGGCTCGGGCTGCGCCTGCCGGGCGAGTACAAGCGGCTGATCGACCGCCACGGGCCCATGGACTTCGGTGAGTACGTGTGGATCCACGGTCCCTGTGCCGAGGAAGGACGGTTCGACTACGGGGACTGGCTGCGCGAGAAGCACCGCGCGGCGCGCATCGAGTTGCGCGACCTCCCGGAAGACGAGCGGTACGCCGTCCATCCCGCGCCCGGCGGGCTGCTCGCCTGGGGGTGCAGCCGGGGCAGCGACGTCTTCTTCTGGGACACGTCGAGTTCCGACGACCCCGACCGGTGGACCGTGGTCGTCCGGCACTCCGGGTCCGTGCCGGGCAGCGGACTGCGGAACTGGCACCCGTACGACCTCACCCTCGGCGCCTATCTGCGGCACACGGTCCGCGACACCTGGGAACTCCCTTCGCCGCCGGGCCCCTTGATCGGCCCTCTGCCCGGATCCGTCGCCCGCACCGCGTTCCTGCCGACGGCCGCGCCTTGGACCCCGCCCGCGCGGACCGCGCCCCGCCTCACCGAGACGCAGCGCCGTGTCGCGCTGGAGACCGGCGCCGGCCTCGCTGCGCTGCGGCTGCTCTGCCCGCCGCCCGCGACGCCGTATCTCGGCGGCGGTCGGTGGGCGTCCCTCTTCGCGGAGCTGGGCACACGGCTGCCGCGGGAGTACGTGACGCTGATGGACGAGTACGGCGCGGGCTGCTGGAGCGAGTGGCTGCGCTTCCTCACCCCGCTGCGGACCGGCGAGCGGCGCTTTCGCACGCACATCGAGCAGACCACGGGCGGGTATCGGAAGCACAGGGAGAGCTACCCGGAGCAGTATCCGCTGCCCGCTTGGCCCGAGCCGGGCGGTTTCCTCCCGTTCGCCTGTTCCATCGACGGCGACTACCTCGGCTGGCTGGCCGAGGGCCCGGACCCGGACACCTGGCCCCTGATCGTCTGGCCGCGCCACGCGCCGCAGGGGCCGCGCCTGGAGAGCGGCCTGGTCGACACCCTGGTCGCCTGGCAGCGCGGTCTGCTCACCGCGCCGGGCCTGGCCGGTCTGGACGAGGACGACGACCCGGTCGAGTTCGCCCGCTTCGAGTCCTGGGACGACCGGGCCTACTGGTGA
- a CDS encoding carboxymuconolactone decarboxylase family protein — MSDATTREERFEHGLRVLKQVDGEAGERVVAALGDINPELGHQIVSWAFGDIYDRPGLAPRDRQLVTLGMLTALGGCEVQLEVHVNAALNVGLSPDEIVEALLHSAVYCGIPKAMNASLVAKKVFAERGLPPAGQQPTAAAATSA, encoded by the coding sequence ATGAGCGACGCCACCACCCGCGAAGAGCGCTTCGAGCACGGCCTGCGGGTCCTGAAGCAGGTCGACGGCGAGGCCGGGGAGCGCGTCGTCGCCGCCTTGGGCGACATCAATCCCGAACTGGGCCACCAGATCGTCTCCTGGGCCTTCGGCGACATCTACGACCGCCCCGGACTCGCCCCGCGCGACCGCCAGTTGGTGACGCTCGGCATGCTCACCGCGCTCGGCGGCTGTGAGGTTCAGCTGGAGGTGCACGTCAACGCGGCGCTGAACGTGGGCCTTTCGCCGGACGAGATCGTCGAGGCGCTGCTGCACTCGGCGGTGTACTGCGGCATACCCAAGGCGATGAACGCCTCCCTCGTCGCGAAGAAGGTCTTCGCCGAGCGTGGGCTGCCGCCCGCCGGACAGCAGCCCACGGCCGCCGCGGCTACCTCTGCCTGA